In Maridesulfovibrio zosterae DSM 11974, a genomic segment contains:
- the pth gene encoding aminoacyl-tRNA hydrolase has translation MEYKALITGLGNPGPEYVKTRHNIGFMTVDALAEMAISRKSMRFKKIEISGDYELFSICISGINVLVTKPLTYMNLSGKAVSSICGRYSIPIQNVVVIHDELDLPTGRMKFKKGGGNNGHRGLESIQDKMNSADFYRIRIGIGRPEFSSQVKDYVLEEFDSTDLNIAAEMSIAAIKGLNLYFRRGQGPATQFMNSFIPDAVKSEP, from the coding sequence ATGGAATACAAAGCACTTATTACAGGACTGGGCAACCCAGGCCCCGAGTACGTCAAGACCAGGCATAATATAGGGTTCATGACGGTTGATGCTTTGGCAGAAATGGCTATTTCCCGTAAAAGCATGCGTTTTAAAAAAATAGAAATATCCGGTGACTATGAGCTTTTCAGCATTTGTATATCCGGAATCAATGTACTCGTAACCAAGCCTCTTACCTATATGAATCTGAGCGGCAAAGCCGTTTCAAGTATATGTGGTAGATATTCAATTCCAATTCAGAATGTAGTTGTTATCCATGATGAACTGGATTTGCCTACTGGAAGAATGAAATTTAAGAAAGGCGGCGGTAACAACGGTCATAGAGGACTTGAATCTATTCAGGATAAAATGAATTCAGCTGATTTTTACAGAATCAGAATTGGTATAGGTAGACCCGAATTTTCATCACAGGTGAAAGACTACGTACTCGAAGAGTTCGATTCCACTGATTTAAATATTGCAGCAGAAATGTCTATTGCGGCAATTAAAGGGCTGAACCTATATTTCAGAAGAGGTCAAGGACCAGCTACTCAATTCATGAACAGCTTTATACCTGACGCAGTTAAAAGCGAGCCATAG
- a CDS encoding CarD family transcriptional regulator translates to MFELEQLVVYPSQGVGKVERIESQEIGGSVAEFYIVRILSNNVTLMVPVMNAHNVGLRAVCDKEAGLTIFECLKDRSDFTGYTGQNWNRRYREYSEKLKSGDLQDVAYVLKELFLIGKDKELSFGERRLLEQAMGLVSMELSFALDLDQEEIKEMINELFSDVLEKPEEES, encoded by the coding sequence GTGTTTGAGTTAGAACAGCTTGTTGTATACCCTTCTCAGGGTGTAGGCAAAGTAGAACGTATTGAAAGTCAAGAAATCGGCGGATCTGTTGCTGAATTCTATATAGTCCGTATTTTAAGTAACAATGTTACACTCATGGTCCCAGTCATGAATGCGCATAACGTTGGACTTCGGGCTGTTTGTGACAAAGAAGCAGGGCTCACAATTTTTGAATGCCTCAAAGATAGATCAGACTTCACAGGCTATACTGGTCAGAACTGGAATAGACGTTACCGCGAGTATTCAGAAAAGCTTAAAAGTGGAGATCTTCAGGACGTAGCGTATGTCTTAAAAGAGCTGTTTCTGATTGGTAAAGATAAAGAGCTGTCTTTTGGAGAACGTAGGCTTCTTGAACAAGCTATGGGACTGGTATCAATGGAACTTTCATTTGCACTGGACCTTGATCAAGAAGAAATTAAAGAAATGATCAATGAACTGTTCAGTGATGTTCTTGAAAAACCTGAAGAAGAATCATAA
- the rho gene encoding transcription termination factor Rho yields the protein MGQDKKTNNLNLTELKLKNMSDLMELAAKFKVENPSGMRKQELIFALLQGCALQNGQIYGEGVLEVLPDGFGFLRSPTYSYMPGPDDIYVSPSQIRRFGLRKGDIISGQIRPPKEGERYFALLRVNEIGMEPPEHSRNLVLFDNLTPIYPDSRFKMENGPKNFSSRVIDILSPIGRGQRALLVAPPRTGKTMMLQNIANSINANHPDVDLIVLLIDERPEEVTDMARTVKAEVVSSTFDEPPQRHVQVTEMVLEKAKRLVERKRDVVILLDSITRLGRAYNAVTPSSGRVLSGGLDANAMQRPKRFFGAARNIEEGGSLTIIATALIDTGSRMDEVIFEEFKGTGNMDLYLDRKLSEKRVFPAIDINRSGTRKEELLLDSDVLNKVWILRKLLAPMNSIDSMEFLLDKMKGTKNNDLFFEMMGK from the coding sequence ATGGGCCAAGATAAAAAGACAAACAACCTGAATCTGACAGAACTTAAACTGAAAAACATGTCAGATCTCATGGAACTGGCAGCTAAGTTCAAAGTTGAAAACCCAAGTGGAATGCGGAAGCAGGAACTTATTTTCGCACTGCTTCAAGGTTGCGCGTTGCAGAACGGGCAAATTTATGGAGAAGGCGTTCTTGAAGTTCTTCCTGACGGATTCGGTTTTCTCCGCTCTCCTACGTACAGTTATATGCCCGGCCCTGACGATATATATGTTTCTCCTTCGCAGATCAGAAGATTCGGTCTGAGAAAAGGTGACATTATTTCTGGTCAGATTCGCCCACCTAAAGAGGGCGAAAGATATTTCGCACTTCTGCGTGTTAACGAAATAGGCATGGAGCCACCGGAGCATTCCCGCAACTTAGTTCTTTTCGACAACCTGACTCCTATCTATCCTGACAGTCGTTTCAAAATGGAAAACGGCCCTAAGAATTTCAGCTCCAGAGTAATAGATATTCTTTCCCCAATCGGGCGCGGACAGCGTGCTTTGCTTGTTGCCCCACCCCGCACAGGGAAGACTATGATGCTCCAAAATATTGCCAATTCCATCAATGCCAATCACCCTGACGTAGATCTCATAGTTCTGCTCATCGATGAACGGCCGGAAGAAGTAACTGACATGGCCCGAACTGTAAAAGCAGAGGTTGTCAGCTCCACTTTTGATGAACCACCACAGCGTCATGTTCAGGTAACTGAAATGGTTCTTGAAAAGGCAAAACGTCTGGTTGAGCGTAAACGTGATGTTGTTATTCTGCTGGACTCTATCACCCGCCTAGGCCGTGCATATAATGCGGTGACCCCATCTTCAGGACGAGTACTGTCCGGTGGTCTGGATGCTAATGCAATGCAGCGTCCAAAACGTTTCTTCGGTGCTGCGCGTAATATTGAAGAAGGCGGCAGTCTGACAATAATTGCTACTGCTCTTATTGATACTGGCTCACGCATGGATGAGGTTATTTTTGAAGAATTCAAAGGTACTGGTAATATGGACCTCTACCTTGATCGCAAACTTTCTGAAAAACGCGTATTCCCTGCCATCGATATTAACCGCTCCGGTACCCGTAAAGAAGAACTCCTACTTGATTCTGATGTCTTGAATAAAGTCTGGATTCTCAGAAAACTTCTTGCCCCAATGAACTCTATTGATTCAATGGAATTCCTACTCGATAAGATGAAAGGGACAAAAAACAACGACTTATTCTTTGAAATGATGGGCAAATAG
- a CDS encoding M48 family metallopeptidase yields MHLTHKTYTHLTAIIMLFFLFFSITPQATASSIFGEFTVRDEIKLGKEFDKMVHSKLPIVLDPQVTDYIKHLVARIASQMPPQPFPITASVIQNNAMNAFAVPGGYIYIYTGLILNMKHESELAAVIGHELAHVSLRHVARRMEKMKLVNMASVLGTLAGMLIGMSGGSNSANIGQALAVGSMAGGQSAYLSYTQSNEREADHLGMNYMISAGFNPEGMVNSFKTMKQRQWYVSNVNIPTYLSTHPGLDTRIDYLKERFLRMPPEYFKRQNDDADFFKIQTLIRARMTDPKIALAHYNNIPVEKRTCLDHLGQGIILSRMKKYQEAEVAFTKAHNECPGETLILREEGRFYFTIGKMDKASPLLHEAYIRDSKDAMTLFFIARVEAARKDYKQAILTMRRVAEMVPEDQEIHYHLGRMLGESGNYFEAHVQLAYAALYGHNGKQAKFHLKKAEGLAKTATQRTELSKLQETITPKPPEEKKQK; encoded by the coding sequence ATGCATCTCACACACAAAACTTATACGCATCTGACAGCAATTATTATGCTGTTTTTTTTATTTTTTTCGATTACCCCGCAAGCAACAGCTTCATCAATTTTCGGGGAATTTACGGTGCGCGACGAGATCAAACTAGGTAAAGAATTTGATAAAATGGTTCACAGCAAACTACCTATTGTTCTTGATCCGCAGGTTACTGACTATATCAAACATCTTGTCGCACGTATTGCCAGCCAGATGCCTCCTCAACCGTTTCCAATTACCGCTTCCGTTATACAAAATAATGCGATGAATGCGTTTGCAGTTCCTGGCGGATATATTTATATTTATACTGGCCTGATTCTAAATATGAAACATGAATCTGAGCTTGCCGCGGTTATCGGCCATGAACTTGCACACGTATCGTTACGACACGTTGCACGGCGAATGGAAAAAATGAAACTTGTAAATATGGCAAGCGTCCTTGGAACCTTAGCAGGTATGCTCATCGGAATGTCAGGTGGAAGCAATTCGGCAAATATAGGGCAGGCTCTTGCCGTCGGGTCCATGGCAGGCGGACAGAGCGCATATCTTTCATATACCCAGTCTAATGAGCGTGAGGCTGACCATCTGGGTATGAATTACATGATTTCTGCCGGATTTAATCCAGAAGGCATGGTCAACAGTTTTAAAACCATGAAGCAGCGTCAGTGGTATGTCAGCAACGTTAATATCCCTACCTATCTGTCCACTCACCCGGGGCTGGATACACGTATTGATTACCTTAAAGAACGCTTTCTCAGAATGCCGCCAGAATATTTCAAACGCCAAAATGATGATGCAGATTTTTTCAAAATTCAAACACTCATCAGGGCGCGAATGACTGACCCCAAAATTGCACTTGCACATTACAACAATATTCCTGTCGAAAAACGTACGTGCCTTGATCATCTTGGGCAGGGAATAATTCTTTCCAGAATGAAAAAATATCAGGAAGCAGAAGTTGCATTTACTAAAGCACATAACGAATGTCCCGGTGAGACTTTAATTCTGCGCGAAGAAGGACGCTTTTACTTTACTATAGGCAAAATGGATAAAGCCAGCCCATTACTACATGAAGCATACATCCGTGATTCAAAGGACGCTATGACTTTGTTTTTTATTGCCAGAGTTGAAGCAGCACGGAAGGACTATAAACAGGCCATTCTGACTATGCGTCGTGTAGCTGAAATGGTGCCTGAGGATCAGGAAATCCATTATCATCTTGGACGTATGCTTGGCGAATCCGGAAATTACTTTGAAGCACATGTTCAACTCGCATACGCAGCTCTTTACGGACATAATGGCAAACAAGCCAAGTTTCATCTCAAAAAAGCTGAAGGTTTAGCCAAAACAGCCACACAAAGAACTGAACTAAGTAAACTTCAAGAGACCATAACCCCCAAACCTCCTGAAGAGAAAAAACAAAAATAA
- a CDS encoding bifunctional riboflavin kinase/FAD synthetase, with translation MIIAKAIDKIIKPHNGACVTIGNFDGVHKGHQKLICSTCQKAKELGLASVVVTFDPHPLRVLVNSKTPPFITLTSQKLELIAQHNPDIILALNFTKEIAALSPEEFIKEFLIDPFGMKEMVVGYDYALGKARSGNYEILAKLGGKYGYGIERLEPVIIDDAVVSSSRIRDLVTEGNVWDVRPLLGRFYQVRGEVVHGMNRGGRLLGFPTANIKLEDELFPKKGVYAIRVEVDGDVRPGVANIGKNPTFGNDALSVEAHIFDFSENIYGKNIRVHFIQRIRSERKFNGLDELKERIAIDIELAKSILSYPESQVRPGLHLTESETGAC, from the coding sequence ATGATCATCGCAAAAGCAATTGACAAAATTATAAAGCCTCATAACGGGGCTTGTGTTACTATAGGAAACTTCGATGGAGTCCATAAAGGACACCAGAAGCTGATTTGCAGCACCTGCCAAAAAGCAAAAGAACTCGGCCTTGCCAGCGTTGTTGTAACCTTCGATCCACACCCGCTAAGGGTCCTTGTAAACAGTAAAACCCCTCCTTTCATTACCTTGACTTCCCAGAAGCTGGAACTGATTGCGCAACATAATCCTGATATTATTCTTGCTCTGAATTTTACAAAGGAAATTGCTGCACTGTCACCTGAGGAATTTATTAAAGAATTTCTCATTGATCCTTTCGGGATGAAAGAAATGGTCGTTGGCTACGACTATGCATTAGGTAAAGCAAGAAGCGGCAACTATGAAATTCTGGCAAAGCTTGGCGGCAAATACGGTTATGGTATTGAGCGTCTTGAACCTGTCATTATAGATGATGCAGTGGTCAGCTCGTCACGCATCCGCGACCTCGTGACAGAAGGCAATGTTTGGGATGTTCGCCCGTTACTGGGACGTTTCTATCAGGTACGCGGAGAAGTCGTACATGGTATGAATCGCGGCGGAAGGCTACTCGGATTTCCTACAGCCAACATCAAACTAGAAGATGAGCTTTTCCCTAAAAAGGGAGTCTACGCAATCAGGGTTGAAGTTGACGGTGATGTTCGCCCCGGGGTTGCGAACATCGGCAAGAATCCGACATTCGGTAATGATGCTCTTTCTGTAGAAGCACATATTTTCGATTTTTCTGAGAATATATACGGCAAGAATATTAGAGTCCATTTTATTCAGAGAATCCGCTCCGAACGCAAATTCAACGGACTTGACGAATTAAAGGAACGTATAGCTATCGATATTGAACTTGCCAAATCTATTCTATCATACCCTGAATCTCAAGTGCGGCCGGGTCTACACTTAACCGAGTCAGAAACTGGAGCCTGTTAA
- a CDS encoding chloride channel protein has protein sequence MSPLLKLKMWTELARTYRNISAFRWLLLGILIGIVSGILAVVFFAAVEYGKFIFLNQLAGLALPAPEGEELFHGVPGILRTWTIPICTTIVGLTTGWLVNKYIPETIGGGTDGTDATIKCFHQGGGLMRPIVPFIKGITSIFTIATGGSAGREGPITQMGAGIGSWIAQKLKMSAKERRILLLAGAAGGLGAIFRAPLGGALTAIEVIYREDFESEAILPSVISSVVSYSLFTLFYGTEPIFGIPRFVFHDPKELIFYTILALACTLAGWMYIRTFRFIKYSVFFQIKDRLGLMWATGLGGLLMGVMGMFFPQVLSGGYGWLEMAIMGEIPLMMMLVIVVGKSIATSMTIGSGMSGGMFAPALFVGGMTGGIVGQVAGKYYPDIVTQPGGYVLVGMAAFFAGVAKAPIGPLIMVCELTQGYGLLAPLMLASALCIVLGRSFSLYEHQVESKFDSPAHIEDKTINILEGLHVNTHYKPGRVTTLEEGTTLKALTDIIANTNELYFPVKNDEGVITGILTIQNVRNHLFNPDLFDLILTKDLATKPATLMEDDDLYTALLKFVDTDYGQIPVVTEEDPNHIIGIINRENVFRAYAKAIKELREDTI, from the coding sequence ATGAGTCCTCTCTTAAAATTAAAGATGTGGACAGAACTTGCCCGCACATATCGTAATATAAGCGCCTTCAGATGGCTTCTTCTTGGAATTCTGATAGGCATTGTCTCCGGCATTTTGGCAGTAGTTTTTTTTGCAGCGGTTGAATACGGAAAGTTTATATTTCTAAATCAACTAGCAGGACTTGCCCTGCCTGCTCCTGAAGGGGAAGAACTTTTTCACGGTGTACCCGGAATTCTTCGCACATGGACTATTCCTATTTGTACCACGATTGTTGGTCTTACTACGGGCTGGCTGGTTAATAAATATATCCCTGAAACTATCGGCGGCGGGACTGACGGAACTGATGCTACTATTAAATGTTTTCATCAGGGTGGCGGGCTTATGCGCCCCATCGTCCCATTCATTAAAGGGATTACTTCCATATTCACTATTGCTACAGGTGGTAGCGCTGGCCGTGAGGGTCCGATCACTCAAATGGGTGCCGGTATTGGCTCATGGATTGCCCAGAAACTCAAAATGTCAGCTAAAGAACGCAGAATTCTTTTGCTGGCCGGTGCAGCAGGAGGGCTGGGAGCAATTTTTAGAGCTCCGCTTGGAGGCGCACTGACAGCTATTGAAGTTATCTATCGGGAAGACTTTGAATCAGAAGCAATCCTGCCATCAGTAATATCTTCTGTCGTATCATATTCTTTATTCACTCTTTTCTATGGAACCGAACCTATATTTGGTATTCCCCGGTTTGTTTTTCATGACCCGAAGGAACTGATTTTCTACACAATACTTGCCCTAGCGTGTACACTTGCAGGCTGGATGTATATCCGCACCTTCAGGTTCATAAAATATTCTGTATTTTTCCAGATTAAAGACCGCCTTGGTCTCATGTGGGCTACCGGACTTGGTGGACTCCTCATGGGAGTCATGGGTATGTTTTTCCCGCAAGTACTTTCCGGTGGATACGGCTGGCTGGAAATGGCAATCATGGGAGAAATTCCACTAATGATGATGCTTGTCATCGTCGTAGGAAAAAGCATCGCGACTTCCATGACTATCGGATCTGGTATGTCCGGTGGTATGTTTGCCCCTGCGCTTTTCGTGGGAGGTATGACCGGAGGTATTGTTGGTCAGGTTGCCGGAAAATATTATCCGGATATCGTAACGCAGCCCGGTGGATACGTACTTGTAGGCATGGCTGCTTTCTTTGCAGGAGTGGCTAAAGCCCCTATAGGTCCGCTGATCATGGTTTGCGAACTTACACAAGGTTATGGACTGCTTGCACCGCTGATGCTCGCATCTGCACTATGTATTGTACTTGGCCGCAGCTTCTCTCTGTATGAACATCAGGTTGAAAGTAAGTTTGATTCGCCTGCGCACATTGAGGATAAAACAATTAATATCCTTGAAGGATTACATGTAAATACTCATTACAAACCAGGCAGGGTGACAACTCTTGAAGAGGGGACCACTCTAAAGGCACTTACAGATATTATTGCCAATACAAACGAACTATACTTTCCGGTCAAAAATGATGAAGGTGTCATCACAGGTATTCTGACTATTCAGAATGTGCGTAACCATCTCTTCAATCCTGACCTTTTCGATCTCATTCTTACCAAAGATCTGGCAACCAAACCTGCTACTCTGATGGAAGATGATGATCTCTATACAGCTCTGCTCAAATTCGTTGATACAGACTATGGACAAATTCCGGTTGTTACTGAAGAAGACCCCAACCATATTATCGGGATAATCAACAGAGAAAACGTATTCCGAGCTTATGCAAAAGCTATTAAAGAACTTAGAGAAGATACAATATAA
- the hslV gene encoding ATP-dependent protease subunit HslV, translating to MELRGTTILAVRDDKGTAMIGDGQVTMGQAIVMKHSAVKVRTLYNDKVMAGFAGATADAFTLFERFEKKLQTYAGNLVRSAVEMATDWRTDKYLRKLEAMIMVADGEHILIISGNGDVIEPDDGVAAIGSGGAYALSAARALLRNTDMPAAEIAKKAMEIAGEICVYTNGNVVLKTLEK from the coding sequence ATGGAACTCAGAGGTACTACCATTCTGGCAGTCAGAGACGACAAAGGAACTGCCATGATAGGTGACGGACAGGTTACTATGGGGCAGGCTATTGTCATGAAGCACTCTGCTGTCAAAGTCAGAACTCTTTATAATGATAAAGTCATGGCCGGATTTGCAGGGGCAACGGCCGATGCTTTCACTCTTTTTGAAAGATTCGAAAAAAAACTTCAGACATATGCAGGCAACCTTGTTCGCTCAGCCGTAGAAATGGCTACTGACTGGCGCACGGATAAATACCTACGTAAGCTCGAAGCCATGATTATGGTTGCAGATGGTGAACATATTCTGATCATCAGCGGCAATGGCGACGTAATTGAACCAGATGATGGAGTTGCTGCAATCGGTTCAGGAGGAGCTTATGCTCTTTCTGCTGCCCGTGCGCTCCTGCGTAATACTGACATGCCCGCCGCAGAAATTGCTAAGAAAGCTATGGAAATAGCTGGCGAAATCTGCGTCTACACCAACGGCAACGTTGTTCTTAAAACACTAGAAAAATAA
- the hslU gene encoding ATP-dependent protease ATPase subunit HslU gives MSNLTPREIVSELDKFVIGQADAKRMVAIAMRNRWRRQQLPAELRDEIAPKNIIMMGPTGVGKTEIARRLAKLSGCPFFKVEATKFTEVGYVGRDVESMIRDLMEIGINLVRKEEMEKVKVKAEKNAEEHLLDILLPSSKPAQSGMGFFNNEEPQQEEKPAIDNSSTREKFRQMWRSGKLDDREVEIEVTIQGGTGVEIMSMPGMEDMGMQVNDMIGKMFPSKKKTRKVNVREAYEILIQQESDKLIDMDNVAELARERVEQTGILFIDEIDKIAGKHEAGSSSADVSREGVQRDLLPIVEGCVVNTKYGMVKTDHILFISAGAFHYAKPSDLIPELQGRFPLRVELSALGKDEFYRILTEPQNALTVQYKALLETEKVTIDFSKEALEEIAGNAQKINEETENIGARRLYTIMERILSDLSFEAPDRPGDNIIIDREYVQKQLVDVIEDRDLSRYIL, from the coding sequence ATGAGTAATCTTACACCTAGAGAAATCGTATCTGAATTGGATAAATTCGTCATCGGTCAGGCTGATGCAAAACGTATGGTCGCAATTGCCATGCGTAACCGCTGGCGCAGACAGCAGCTCCCTGCAGAATTGCGTGATGAAATAGCACCTAAAAATATCATAATGATGGGCCCGACCGGGGTCGGTAAAACAGAAATCGCCCGTAGACTGGCTAAGCTTTCCGGCTGCCCTTTCTTTAAAGTTGAAGCAACTAAATTTACAGAAGTAGGCTACGTTGGGCGTGACGTTGAATCCATGATCCGCGACCTGATGGAAATAGGCATAAACCTTGTCCGCAAAGAAGAAATGGAAAAGGTCAAAGTCAAAGCGGAAAAAAATGCTGAAGAACACCTGCTCGACATTTTGCTTCCATCATCTAAGCCTGCACAATCAGGAATGGGATTTTTTAATAATGAAGAACCGCAGCAGGAAGAAAAACCTGCAATTGACAACTCTTCAACCCGTGAAAAGTTCCGCCAGATGTGGCGTTCCGGTAAACTTGATGACCGTGAAGTGGAGATAGAAGTAACCATTCAGGGCGGAACCGGAGTTGAAATTATGTCCATGCCGGGCATGGAAGATATGGGCATGCAGGTCAACGACATGATTGGTAAAATGTTTCCAAGCAAAAAAAAGACCCGCAAAGTTAATGTTCGAGAAGCATATGAAATTTTGATCCAGCAGGAATCAGATAAACTGATCGACATGGACAATGTAGCCGAGCTGGCCCGTGAACGCGTTGAGCAGACTGGAATTCTGTTCATTGATGAAATAGATAAAATAGCAGGTAAACATGAAGCAGGCAGCAGTTCTGCAGATGTTTCTCGTGAAGGAGTTCAACGAGATCTGCTCCCCATAGTGGAAGGGTGTGTTGTTAATACAAAGTACGGCATGGTTAAGACTGACCATATTCTGTTTATTTCAGCCGGAGCATTCCACTATGCCAAACCTTCGGATCTTATTCCAGAGCTTCAGGGTCGCTTCCCTCTGCGAGTTGAACTTTCTGCACTCGGCAAAGATGAGTTCTACAGAATCCTCACCGAACCTCAGAATGCTCTGACTGTTCAGTACAAAGCCCTCCTTGAAACTGAAAAAGTTACCATTGATTTCAGCAAGGAAGCTTTGGAAGAAATTGCCGGAAACGCTCAGAAAATCAATGAAGAGACTGAAAATATCGGGGCGAGAAGACTCTATACAATCATGGAGAGGATACTGTCTGATCTTTCTTTTGAAGCACCTGATAGACCTGGAGATAACATCATAATTGATAGAGAATATGTTCAGAAACAGCTAGTAGATGTTATTGAAGACAGAGATTTATCTCGTTATATTTTGTAA
- a CDS encoding tetratricopeptide repeat protein produces the protein MNKMSTITNPPKIRGAFSTKAVQEIGTGTTKRKIVQTFIYYVEEKDSGEIAIRPLNDKSVPSGEEQYISKEELLESFTPELELYTSTVFPAIKELNKALAKGDRQRQSGNTFTAEMEYDKALNIDEDNIRANFGIGLCYLDRCDDEKAADIFKRLVNLDAAFEKEHKHLFNEFGISLRKNAMFDEAVEFYTRAIGLTDDDENIYFNIARSLYEKGKKTESLQYLEKCLLLNPESTAANKLIRHLHKMLKT, from the coding sequence ATGAATAAAATGAGCACAATAACTAATCCACCTAAAATCAGGGGAGCTTTTTCAACAAAAGCTGTACAAGAAATAGGTACGGGAACAACTAAGCGTAAGATTGTTCAGACATTCATTTACTATGTAGAAGAAAAAGATAGTGGCGAAATTGCTATACGTCCCTTAAATGATAAAAGTGTTCCAAGCGGTGAAGAACAGTACATCAGTAAGGAAGAATTACTAGAATCCTTCACACCAGAGCTGGAACTCTACACTTCAACAGTTTTTCCTGCCATAAAAGAACTTAACAAAGCTCTCGCTAAGGGAGACCGCCAGCGTCAGTCTGGAAATACTTTTACCGCTGAAATGGAATATGACAAAGCCCTTAACATTGATGAAGATAATATCCGGGCTAATTTCGGCATAGGTCTTTGTTACCTTGACCGCTGCGATGATGAAAAAGCTGCAGACATATTTAAACGGCTCGTAAATTTAGATGCAGCATTTGAGAAGGAACATAAGCATCTTTTCAATGAGTTTGGCATCTCTCTACGCAAAAATGCCATGTTTGATGAAGCTGTTGAATTTTATACCAGAGCTATCGGCCTGACTGACGATGACGAGAATATTTATTTCAATATTGCCCGCAGTTTATATGAAAAAGGGAAGAAAACGGAGTCATTACAATATCTTGAAAAATGCCTGCTTTTGAATCCTGAATCGACTGCGGCAAATAAATTAATCCGTCATCTTCATAAAATGCTCAAAACATAA